A segment of the Treponema primitia ZAS-1 genome:
CCGCCGCGGATCCCCAACCCGGGGGAAATGGCATGGGGTACTGCTGAGCGGCGAGAAGCAGAATCAGTTTTACATACCACCGGGTTTTGCCCACGGGTTTCTGGTGGTAAGTGATACGGCGGTTTTTGCCTACAAGTGTACGGAGTTCTACCACCCCGAAGACGAGGGGGGGATTATTTGGAATGACCCGGCTATTGGGATACGCTGGCCTGACCTGGGGATGGACTACCTCCTTTCCGACAAAGACACACAGCTTTCGCTGTTTAACGGAGAAGGGCAATGATCTGGTTAATCGGGAATAAGGGGATGCTGGGAACGGAGCTGTCCCGGGTGCTGGAACAGCGTGGACTGGCTTACGTTGGTACCG
Coding sequences within it:
- the rfbC gene encoding dTDP-4-dehydrorhamnose 3,5-epimerase, encoding MPITVQACPIAGLYEIQPKVFTDGRGYFFESYSERDFHAAGLPLVFVQDNQSRSVKGVLRGLHFQKQYPQGKLVRVIAGEVFDVAVDIRRGSPTRGKWHGVLLSGEKQNQFYIPPGFAHGFLVVSDTAVFAYKCTEFYHPEDEGGIIWNDPAIGIRWPDLGMDYLLSDKDTQLSLFNGEGQ